One Ilumatobacter fluminis genomic window, GCGTCAGGGTGGCCGACATGACGGCAGACCTTTCGAGGAGCGGGGCGGACGATGACTCGGCTCACAGACGCATGTGCCCAGTCTTGCACGAACAGAAGGGGTCAGGCACCTTCTGTTCGCGCGGACTCGGTTCGCTGCGGTCGGTCGAGTGAACAGAAGGTGCCTGACCCCTTCTGTTGATCCGACGCCTTTCGTCGGTTGATGCCCGGGCTTCGGCGGGGCAGAATCGACAGTCCCCTCTCCCCTCCCCTCACGTTGAGTTCGATCACCCTCCGACCCTGGCAGCGCGCGGCATTCGACCTGTTCGACGCGTCCGACGAGCCGGACTTCCTCGCGGTCGCGACGCCGGGCGCCGGCAAGACGACGTTCGCGCTCACCTGCGCCCGTGCCCAGCTATCGAAATGGGCCGCCGACGGCACCGCCCGCCGCCTCGTCGTCGTCGCACCGACCAGCCATCTCAAGGTGCAGTGGGCACTCGCCGCCCACCGGATGGGGCTCCAGCTCGACCCCGACTGGTCGCCCGACTACGGGCTGGCACGCGACACCCACGGGCTCGTCACCACGTACCAACAGATCGCCACGGGCGCGGCGGCCTCGAAGCTGCAGGGGCTCTCCGCCGAGGGCATGGTGATCCTCGACGAGGTGCACCACGCCGGTCACGAGCGGGCGTGGGGTGACGGCATCGGCGCTGCGTTCGTCCACGCCGCACGTCGGCTGTCGCTGTCGGGTACACCGTTCCGCAGCGACGCCGCCCGGATCCCGTTCGTCCGCTACGACGTGACCGCCGAAGGCGACCAGGCCCACGCCGACTACACGTACGGCTACGCCGACGCCCTGCGCGACGGCGGCGTCGTCCGCCCCGTGTACTTCCCGCGTGTCGACGGCCAGATGGAGTGGAGCACGCCCTCGGGTGACGTGTTGCGCGCGACGTTCCACGACGAGTTGGCCCGCGACCAGGTGTCGGCACGGCTCCGGACGGCCCTGAGCACCGAAGGCGACTGGATCGTCAACGTGCTCGGGCAGGCACACGAACGGCTCCGCACGATCCGGGCCGAGCAGCCCGACGCCGGTGGCCTGGTCATCGCCACCGACCAGGAGCACGCCCAGGCGATCGCCCGCATGCTGCGCAACCGCTTCAACACGACGGCCGAGGTCGTCGTGAGCGACGACCCGATGGCGTCGCGCAAGATCGCCGAGTTCGCCGGCAACGACCGGCCGTGGCTGGTGTCGGTCCGCATGGTGTCGGAGGGCGTCGACATCCCCCGCCTGCGGGTGGGTGTGTACGCCACCACGACGTCGACCGAGCTGTTCTTCCGCCAGGCCGTCGGACGCTTCGTGCGATGGCAGGCCGGACGGTCGAGCCAGAAGGCGTACGTGTACGTGCCCGACGATCCGCGGCTGCGCAACCATGCGTTCCAGATCGCCGAGGCGCGCCGCCACGTGTT contains:
- a CDS encoding DEAD/DEAH box helicase, with amino-acid sequence MSSITLRPWQRAAFDLFDASDEPDFLAVATPGAGKTTFALTCARAQLSKWAADGTARRLVVVAPTSHLKVQWALAAHRMGLQLDPDWSPDYGLARDTHGLVTTYQQIATGAAASKLQGLSAEGMVILDEVHHAGHERAWGDGIGAAFVHAARRLSLSGTPFRSDAARIPFVRYDVTAEGDQAHADYTYGYADALRDGGVVRPVYFPRVDGQMEWSTPSGDVLRATFHDELARDQVSARLRTALSTEGDWIVNVLGQAHERLRTIRAEQPDAGGLVIATDQEHAQAIARMLRNRFNTTAEVVVSDDPMASRKIAEFAGNDRPWLVSVRMVSEGVDIPRLRVGVYATTTSTELFFRQAVGRFVRWQAGRSSQKAYVYVPDDPRLRNHAFQIAEARRHVLRPPAKQDDDEMSPNGELDRQVAVDDAAEQLALFSVVSSTATGVKFHAVTETGVEHYDDEPDPPTPDFDADPALAVELPDVPTEAGLVPFGSLSVAEQKDELRTRNADVAKRLVDMTGWNHARVQGEMNRLAGISKVSTATVDQLERRLRYAESWLRRLRHQGR